The Polynucleobacter sp. MWH-UH35A genomic interval TCCCCCACAGCATGGTTTGAGCCATGGCAGGCGCCTTAGTTAATGAAACAGAGGCTCCCTGATGCAAGGTATTCCACCACTTCACCGAGAAATAAATAATCGGCACGTTCACTACCCCCACCAATGCCAAAATGGCACTCGCCTTATCAGCTCGACGAGGGTCATCAATAGATGCCCGTAAAGCAATAAAGCCGAGATACAGAAATAAGAGAATGAGCTCTGAAGTCAGGCGTGCATCCCAGACCCACCAAGCACCCCACATAGGTTTACCCCAGAATGCTCCAGTCCACAAAGATAGGAATGCCATCCATGCGCCTATTGGAGCAAGGGCTTGCGCCATCATGGCAGATAAGCGCGTATTGAACACAAGCCCTAGCCCTGCCCATGCGGCCATCACTAAATAGATGAACATAGACATCCATGATGCGGGCACATGAATAAAAATGATCCGATAGCCCTGCCCCTGAACAGCATCAACCGGCGCAACAAAAAAACTGATCCACAAACCGGCAGCGCCAAAGAGAAAAGTGAGCGCCCAAAAGAATGGAATGAGCTTACCCGCCACCGGATAAAAGGTACTCGGGCTAGATAACTTAAACCAGTTAACTAAACGGTGATTAGAAAAATTATTTACCTGACTCATTCAATCGCAATCTTTACAGCGGCACTAGTAACCCAAGGAACAAATGCTAAAGCCAAAATCAATAATGCGCCTAGCAATGAAAAATGGCCTGATGCATCCAAACCAACACTATTGGCATAAACAGCGCCTGCGCCAAAAATCAGCACGGGTATGTATAAAGGCAGAATCAATAAACTCAGCAAAACACTGCTTCCTCTGACCCCCAAGGTCAATGCTGCACCGATAGAGCCTATCAAGGATAGCACTGGTGTACCCAACAAGAGAGTGCCCATCAGCACATATAAAGAGCTAGCATCCAGATCAAACTGAATACCAATAATTGGAGCCAAAATGACGAGTGGTAAGCCGCACACCACCCAATGGGCAATCATTTTTCCACTCACCAGAAGCATCATAGACTGGGGCGATAAAGCAAGCTGCTCTAATGAGCCGTCTTGATAGTCTGCTGCGAACATACGGTGCAACCCCAACAAGGTTGATAGCAATGCTGCAACCCAAAGAACACCTGGTGCAATTTTTCGCAGCAAGGCCGCATCTGCACCAATACCCAGCGGAAACAGGCTAGTCACAACGACAAAAAAGAAGAGAGCTGTGAGCACTTCGCTCTTGCGACGCATCACCAAGAGCAAGTCACGGCGGATGATAGCGAACAAGGCTTTCATAGATCCAATACCCTCACATGAGGTAGATCCACTTCTTGATGGCTGGTTAAAACTACCAACCCACCTTGCTCTACATGCTCAGTAATAAGCCCTTGTAAAGCTTTGATCGCATGAATATCCAGCGCATTAAATGGCTCATCCAAAATCCACAACTTCGCTTGACGAGTCAGCATACGAGCCATCAAAACACGGCGCTTTTGTCCAGCCGATAAACAATTAACTGGCAAGTGCTCGCGCCCTCGTAAGCCAAAACGCCAGAGTGCAGCTAAAGCTTTGTCGCCTGGTAGGTGAATATCATCAAGGGCAGCATAGAGCTCTAGATTTTCAAATGCGGTGAGATCCTCTTTTAGGGCATCGCGATGCCCTAAAAACAATAGCTCGCGATGATAGGAAGAAACGTCCCGAGTAATAGATTGACCACCCCACAAAATCTCCCCAGACTCTGGCGCAGCTAAACCCGTCAGCAGTCTCAGTAAGCTCGTTTTACCAACACCATTCTCACCTCGCACGTGCAGGCATTCCCCGCTGGAGACTGTTAAGTTGAGATTCTGAAATAAACGTCTTTCACCACGCACGCAGCAAAGCGCTTGCGCTTCAAGCGCAAAGGCCAGATTACTAGAGGGGGAAGAAATATCGACTGTCATGTAGGGCAATGGCTTGATTCAAACCACCCCAGGCATTGTCCAAGAGCCCCTAGGGACTGTCAAACCAGCAAAAGTGGAATTAAGGAAATAATCCCTTTCAATTCAATTACTTATGAAATTATAAACCGAGTCGAGCAACAAAGAAAAAACCACCCGAAGGTGGTTTTTTCCATCAAATCAAGTACTTAGCTCATACGCAGATCACTTAAGACGCTTAGTAATTTCTGCAATACGCTGTCCGTAGAGTCTGGCAGTCTCTAAGTCGCCAGCATTGACCTCATCAGCACTCGCATCTGAAGGGGTTTGCATCATCGCACCAGCGGACGAACCAACATAGTTAATGTCATCACGCTTAGCGGCTTTGGAGTTGGAAGGCATTAGTCCAGTGCCCACCCACAAACCAGAATGTTGCATTGCCAAAGTAAAGAAATAATGCAATGTGGAATGCTTATCACCATTCATGGTGGCTGAGTTCGTAAAGCCACCGAAGACTTTATCTTTCCATTGTTGAGAGAACCATTGCTTAGAGCTTGCATCAGCAAACTTTTTAAATTGCCAGCTCACCGTTCCCATATAGGTTGGAGAACCGAAAACAATTGCGTCTGCTGCATTGATTGTTTCCCACTGTGCGTCGGTCAAATTACCTTCGGCATCAATGGCCACCAATGTAGCGTTAGCGCCTTTTGCAACTGCCTCTGCTTGTTTTACTGTATGTCCGTAACCACTATGAAATACCACGGCGATTTTTGTCATTTCTAATTTCCTTTAAAAATAGCTTACAAATTTTTGCTTTATTTACTTCTTTGCTTCACATCTTGCGTCAATGGAGTATCCACCTGCGCCAAATACAGTTAATAAAAACAGTCCGCCAGCCATACTGAGATTTTTCATAAACATGATATTTTGGATATAAGCCTGCTCCGGAGGAAAAGCCCAGAAGTTATGAAATATAAAGGCCGCGAGAATCGAAAATAAACCCAATAGCAGGCCGGCAACACGGACTTTATAACCAAGAACAATGGCGAGCCCACCAAGGATTTCTAAGGTAATTGTGAAGCCCGCAATTACCATCGGCATTGGAAGACCTTGAGATGCAATATAGGCCGTTATTCCGTCAAATCCCATGATCTTTGAAAAGCCTGCCGAAATAAATATAGCCGATATCAAGATTCTGGCGAATAACACTAATGGTTTTGATGCTGCATTCATGTTTACTCCTGTTAATAAATTAGTTTGTAAAAATTTTATTGATAGTCACTAAAGACTTAGTAACCTCTTCTAATTCGCTTTTGCTTAATTTTGAAAATGCCTTTTCTAAATGCCGAAGGTGCGCTGGAAATACTTTTTCAAATAACTTCTGACCTTCTTTTGTTAAACCAATCATCTGACTACGCGCATCTTCTGGATTGAGTTTCCGCTCCAAAATTCCTTTTGCCTCAAGACGCTCAAGCACGCCCGTAAGTGTTCCCTTAGTAACCAGAGTTTTTTCGCCCAACTCCTTACATGTCATAGGCGGCTGATTGCCCAATGTTGCAATTACATCGAATTGAGTCGTAGTCATTCCCATCGCCTTTAGATCGGGCGCTGAATACCGCTCAAATGATTGATACGCAGAAACAAGGTTTCTAAGGGTGGGTAAAAAATGCATTTTTATCCTAAAAAGTACTAATTAGGACTAGTTTAGTACTAATGCAAACTAATTGCAAGCGCAGACAATAAAAACCCCACCATTCAGGCGGGGATGCAATGCGATGTTTCTAAATATTTATTTCCAGAATAGCGAAATCTTTTGTGGGGAGTCCGGTTTTATAGAGATCGCCCTCTTTTGCATCACGCCCTGATATGTTGCCTCAATCACATAATCACCAGACTCAAGATTAATCAACATAAAGGGACCATCTGCTTGGGCAGTAAAAATAATCTGATTCTTGGAGTTGATGATTTTGATACCAGCTCCAAATATCCAAACCCCTCTACCATTTTCAATTTGCGACATCTCTAATAGTAGGGGCCACTGCTTTGACTCGGAAAGAATAGCGGTTGTCTCACCTTCGCCTACGCCACCAGTGATGTAAGAAATTCCCCCTGAATATTGTGTATCTGGAATTTGTGCCAAAGACCAAGAACTCAGAAAAATTAACTGGGCTAAAAGAATGATTTTCAGTAGTGTTTTCATACTTACATATTACGACTGATTGAGCGATAAAAAAAGCCCCGCAATGTTGCTACGGGGCTCATCTACACTAGACCGCTTAAGCTTAGGGCGTCATCACAATTGCACCGGAAACTTTTCGCCCTTCAGCAGCACGATGAGCATCGGCCGCTTGCTCTAGAGAAAACTTGGCACCAATTTGCACCTTAACTTGCCCTTTGGCTATTGCATCAAATACTGCTTTAGCATTTTCTTTCAATAAAGCAGAAGTTGCATTGTGTGGAAACACAGAAGGTCTCGTCAAAAATAGGCAACCTTTTTTATTTAAGATTTCAGGCTGAATCTCTGGGGCAGGTCCAGATGCCGCACCAAACAAAGCAACCGTACCAAAAGGAGCTGCACATTCTAAAGAACCTAAGAAAGTCGTTTTCGCAACAGAGTCATAAACTACATTAGCCTTTTTGCCGCCAGTAGCTTTAATAACTTCCTCAATCCAATTGGCTTGTGAATAGTCAACCACCGCATCGCAGCCCGCTTCTTTAGCTGCTGCAAACTTCGCTGGTGACCCAACGGTACCAACTACAAAGGCACCCAAAGCTTTTGCCCAACCAGCCAAGATTTGACCAACACCACCAGCAGCAGCATGAACAAGCACTACATCACCAGCTTTTACTTTATAAGTTTTTTGCACAAGATATTGAGCCGTCATTGCTTTAAAGAAAACAGCGGCAGCCACTTCGTCTGATATGCCGTTAGGAATCAAAACCAATTTATCGGCCGCCACATTACGCGCACTTGCATAGGCGCCAATACCAGCGTTCATATATACAACATGATCGCCAACCTTGAAGTCTGTAACGCCCTCACTAACAATCTCGACCACACCAGCAGCCTCATGACCTAAGCCAGTAGGCAACTCTAGCGGGTAGATACCAGAGCGTTGGTATACGTCAATAAAATTGAATCCAATTGCAGTTTGACGAATCTGCACCTCACCCTTAGCAGGTGCCGGCAATTCTTTATCGATTACCTGGATTACGTCAGCGCCACCCAATTGATTAAGACTAACAACTCGAGCTTTTGTCACATGTCACCTAATTATTTTTTTATTGAAAAAAACATCATACTGTAAGGGCATCAAGAGAGTCCTCTTCGATCACCGCCCAAGTACTGTCACCCAACTTCTTAACAGCCATTGAGTATGTCCAGCCGTCTGGAATACCGCAACTCCACTCTTTTGGCCCATTCTGAATTAATACATTGGTGCTATTTCTAGCATCGTAGTAGAGATGATAAATTTTGCCGTGGATGGGGTTAAAACTAAATTTGGCGCTATGTACCATCTCAGTTGTATCAAGCCTGGCTTGCAAAGCATTAGCTTGCTTCATTAGCACTTCAGCCTGCTCCATAATGCGGTCGTATTCCAATTTGGCATTCTGCCGCGCTACGTTCACTGCCTTATCTTTTTCTTCGGTAACCTTGATAGGTGCAAATACAGGGGCACCTACTTCCATAGGATATTCAATCCCTGCGTGCCGTGCTGGATCGGTATCTTCGATTCTCATGCAATGCCCTGTATGTAATGATTTATTGAAGGGATGTGATTACTTAATCAAACTGGGATTTCCAGCGTAATTGAAACTTGCTTGAATTTCTGATTCATTTGGATCTCCTTAGATTAGGCGCTCAACGGCGACTTTTAGGAAAGTGTGACACAAATCGTGCGCTTTTGCTTAGCGCTTATAGAAACTCAAAGTGACCTCACCTAATTCAATCCCAAACTTGCTCATCTTGGCCTTATTGAGCATTACATTAGGGGTGACGAGGTACATCCAATCATTAAATTGAACGTTATATATAGTGCCATCAACTGGTAAGGCAAGGGTATAGGTCCAGTTCAGTGCATTTCCAGCTAGTTGACCCTGAGCATCCCCCACCACGTCATCGGCTCTGCCCAGATATTGCCCTGGGGCTTGCTCAGTTAATGTCCAGATACGTTTTTGTTTGGTGCCGTCAGAGTATTCAAAACTCTCATCTAAGATACCGACTTTTTTTCCATCAACCATTGTCCAATTTGCTTTGATTAAAACGGTAAAGCGTTTTTTCACTTCACCACTGCGATCGGTAAAGATGCCATAGGCATTGATTGTTCCGGAAAAATATTCACTTAAATCTAGGGCCGGTTTCTCAGAAGCATATTGAGAAACTTGTGAGGAAGAACATGAAACCAAAAGCAGCGCACACAAGACGGGCAATATAAAGCGATTGAAAATAGGTTTCATTGATTAGCAAGCCTCATTAAAAATTGGTGGCGGGCAAGATTGTCCAAGCAATTCCGTCCTAAGCTTTGGGGCACTCGTTTTAGGATCCAACCAAATGCCGAAAAATGCTTTCGGAAATTCAGGGCCAGGGATTTGTGCAATTTGCTTTCCATCGTGATAGAAAGTCGTCCCCTGCTTGGGCGAATAGATAGCAGTCAATGTATGTCCAGATTCCACATTTGGCAAAAAGGCAGTTAACTCCCTTCCCCAAAGTGCTGCCTGAGCATCCGGCACGCCAATGCGCTTCATTTCTTCAACGCTCCGATTGGCAATAGAAACTCCAGAAAAGGATTTTTCATAACGCATCTCTAACGCAAACTCAGGAGAGGATAGTGATCCGAGTCGATAAAAGGAGGCGTCATAAATATGCAGGCCCCACCAAGTTAATCGCCCACTGCCTTGAAGTTTTGCAGCACTTAAGTGCGCAGGCAAATCCAAAGGCTCACGAGCAAAGCTGGCGGGGACTAGAAAACTCAGAAACACTGCAAATAGAATAAGGCGTGCGGTTTTCATGATGGGCTTGATTTGGATCTCACTAAACGCAAAGCTGCCGGCCCCAAAAGACTAGAAATAGCATGCCGATTCTTGGCAAAAAATAGATAACCAAGCTTAAAAAATGGTTGTAGCGGTTTGCTTGAAAAGAACCTAGCCATACGAGGCAAATTCGCACGACGATAGGCTTCAGGAAAAACAGAAACACCTTGAATCAATTTGCCACTTGCAAACTGACCATACATCGCAGCCAAAGCAGCTTCGCAAGAGACGCCCACTTTTTGCGGATCAAACTGATCTGAGTTAATGTCAACAAAATCCAATAGATTGTCTTGATTGCGGCCGGACAGAAACAGAATCTCAGCCTGGCACAAAGGACAAGCACCATCGTAAAACAAGGTGAGTTTCTCTAATTGAGTCATGATTGAGCAAGTTTACGGCTTATTTAATAAACTGGCTGACACAAACATTTTCAGGTTGATATGCAAAAAGATATTGCGCTAAATGTATTTGGCGAA includes:
- a CDS encoding carboxypeptidase regulatory-like domain-containing protein; translation: MKTLLKIILLAQLIFLSSWSLAQIPDTQYSGGISYITGGVGEGETTAILSESKQWPLLLEMSQIENGRGVWIFGAGIKIINSKNQIIFTAQADGPFMLINLESGDYVIEATYQGVMQKRAISIKPDSPQKISLFWK
- a CDS encoding DoxX family protein, with the translated sequence MNAASKPLVLFARILISAIFISAGFSKIMGFDGITAYIASQGLPMPMVIAGFTITLEILGGLAIVLGYKVRVAGLLLGLFSILAAFIFHNFWAFPPEQAYIQNIMFMKNLSMAGGLFLLTVFGAGGYSIDARCEAKK
- the ccmB gene encoding heme exporter protein CcmB, with product MKALFAIIRRDLLLVMRRKSEVLTALFFFVVVTSLFPLGIGADAALLRKIAPGVLWVAALLSTLLGLHRMFAADYQDGSLEQLALSPQSMMLLVSGKMIAHWVVCGLPLVILAPIIGIQFDLDASSLYVLMGTLLLGTPVLSLIGSIGAALTLGVRGSSVLLSLLILPLYIPVLIFGAGAVYANSVGLDASGHFSLLGALLILALAFVPWVTSAAVKIAIE
- a CDS encoding DUF2452 domain-containing protein, with amino-acid sequence MRIEDTDPARHAGIEYPMEVGAPVFAPIKVTEEKDKAVNVARQNAKLEYDRIMEQAEVLMKQANALQARLDTTEMVHSAKFSFNPIHGKIYHLYYDARNSTNVLIQNGPKEWSCGIPDGWTYSMAVKKLGDSTWAVIEEDSLDALTV
- the ccmC gene encoding heme ABC transporter permease CcmC, which gives rise to MSQVNNFSNHRLVNWFKLSSPSTFYPVAGKLIPFFWALTFLFGAAGLWISFFVAPVDAVQGQGYRIIFIHVPASWMSMFIYLVMAAWAGLGLVFNTRLSAMMAQALAPIGAWMAFLSLWTGAFWGKPMWGAWWVWDARLTSELILLFLYLGFIALRASIDDPRRADKASAILALVGVVNVPIIYFSVKWWNTLHQGASVSLTKAPAMAQTMLWGMLLMALCFWAYSIAVALMRVRAIILERESHADWVRQLNEVKS
- a CDS encoding quinone oxidoreductase, whose translation is MTKARVVSLNQLGGADVIQVIDKELPAPAKGEVQIRQTAIGFNFIDVYQRSGIYPLELPTGLGHEAAGVVEIVSEGVTDFKVGDHVVYMNAGIGAYASARNVAADKLVLIPNGISDEVAAAVFFKAMTAQYLVQKTYKVKAGDVVLVHAAAGGVGQILAGWAKALGAFVVGTVGSPAKFAAAKEAGCDAVVDYSQANWIEEVIKATGGKKANVVYDSVAKTTFLGSLECAAPFGTVALFGAASGPAPEIQPEILNKKGCLFLTRPSVFPHNATSALLKENAKAVFDAIAKGQVKVQIGAKFSLEQAADAHRAAEGRKVSGAIVMTP
- a CDS encoding chalcone isomerase family protein, with the translated sequence MKTARLILFAVFLSFLVPASFAREPLDLPAHLSAAKLQGSGRLTWWGLHIYDASFYRLGSLSSPEFALEMRYEKSFSGVSIANRSVEEMKRIGVPDAQAALWGRELTAFLPNVESGHTLTAIYSPKQGTTFYHDGKQIAQIPGPEFPKAFFGIWLDPKTSAPKLRTELLGQSCPPPIFNEAC
- the ccmA gene encoding cytochrome c biogenesis heme-transporting ATPase CcmA, which codes for MTVDISSPSSNLAFALEAQALCCVRGERRLFQNLNLTVSSGECLHVRGENGVGKTSLLRLLTGLAAPESGEILWGGQSITRDVSSYHRELLFLGHRDALKEDLTAFENLELYAALDDIHLPGDKALAALWRFGLRGREHLPVNCLSAGQKRRVLMARMLTRQAKLWILDEPFNALDIHAIKALQGLITEHVEQGGLVVLTSHQEVDLPHVRVLDL
- a CDS encoding MarR family winged helix-turn-helix transcriptional regulator, whose amino-acid sequence is MHFLPTLRNLVSAYQSFERYSAPDLKAMGMTTTQFDVIATLGNQPPMTCKELGEKTLVTKGTLTGVLERLEAKGILERKLNPEDARSQMIGLTKEGQKLFEKVFPAHLRHLEKAFSKLSKSELEEVTKSLVTINKIFTN
- a CDS encoding DUF3833 domain-containing protein, encoding MKPIFNRFILPVLCALLLVSCSSSQVSQYASEKPALDLSEYFSGTINAYGIFTDRSGEVKKRFTVLIKANWTMVDGKKVGILDESFEYSDGTKQKRIWTLTEQAPGQYLGRADDVVGDAQGQLAGNALNWTYTLALPVDGTIYNVQFNDWMYLVTPNVMLNKAKMSKFGIELGEVTLSFYKR
- a CDS encoding flavodoxin family protein — protein: MTKIAVVFHSGYGHTVKQAEAVAKGANATLVAIDAEGNLTDAQWETINAADAIVFGSPTYMGTVSWQFKKFADASSKQWFSQQWKDKVFGGFTNSATMNGDKHSTLHYFFTLAMQHSGLWVGTGLMPSNSKAAKRDDINYVGSSAGAMMQTPSDASADEVNAGDLETARLYGQRIAEITKRLK
- a CDS encoding thiol-disulfide oxidoreductase DCC family protein, whose protein sequence is MTQLEKLTLFYDGACPLCQAEILFLSGRNQDNLLDFVDINSDQFDPQKVGVSCEAALAAMYGQFASGKLIQGVSVFPEAYRRANLPRMARFFSSKPLQPFFKLGYLFFAKNRHAISSLLGPAALRLVRSKSSPS